The genomic DNA CGCCAGGAGGGCTTCGAGCCCTTCATGGTGTGTCAGACGCGCGTGCGCAACGAAGACCGGCGCGAGTACACGAAGCACCTCATCCGACTTCGCCATGCAAGCCAGATCAACGGCGACGAGGCGAACGAGATCATCCTGCTCAACAGCCATGACGGCACGAGCAGCTATCAGATGCTCGCCGGCATGTTCCGGTTCGTCTGCCACAACGGCCTGGTTTGCGGTGACACCACCGCAGACATCCGCGTTCCCCACAAGGGCGACGTGGCCAGCCAGGTGATCGAAGGTGCCTACGGAGTCCTCGAAGGTTTCGAGCGCGTGCATAACGCGCGCGATGCGATGCGCACCATCACCCTCGATGAGGGCGAAGCGGAGGTCTTTGCGAACTCTGCGCTCGCACTCAAGTACGACGATCCGGCCAAGTCCACGCCTGTCACCGAGAGCCAACTGCTGGCCCCTCGGCGATGGGACGACCGCAAGAACGACCTGTGGGCCGTCTTCAACCGCGTCCAGGAGAACCTAGTCAAAGGGGGCCTGAACGGACGCACGGCCAACGGCCGCAATCAGCGCACCCGTCCGGTGCAAGGCATCGACCAGAACCTGCGCCTGAACCGGGCGTTGTGGCTGCTGGCCGAAGGCATGCGCCAGCTCAAGGCGTGATGCCACGCGGACCTCGCCCACCTCGGGCGAGGCCATTTCCTCTCATCCACCGGGTGCCGTCGGCGGCCCGTCATTCATCATCAGGAGAACCATCATGGCAACCCCATCGGCTTCCGAGAAATCTGTTGCGCCCATCGTCGTCCCCGGCCAGCTCACGCTGCGTACCATCCGCGGCAAGAACGGCCCGTTCACGGTTGGCCGCCTCGCGACGCACCTCGGTACTTTCGAGGTCAAAGACCCGGAGCTGGAGCAGTACCCCGAAGGCAAGTACGACGGGGAATTCATCATCAGGTACATCTTCCCGAAGTCCTATCCGGTCGGCGGCGGCATGCGGTTCGAGATCCGTGCCAGCCTCGACGGCATGACGCTCAACGGCATCGACAAACTCAGCCGCGACGAAGCCCGCAGCTTCGCCACCCAGGACGTCGATCCGCTCGATGAAGAGCAAGGGGCGCAGCCTGCGGCAACGCCGGCCAAGCCCACCAAAGCGTCCAGGCCCGCCAAGCCCGCACCCGTGCAGGCGTCCGCGGACCCGCTGGTCGATACCACGCCCTTCGGCGTGGATGCGCCACCGCCTGCTACGGCCGCTGCCCCCGGCAGCACCGAAGACGGTGACGCCGCGCTCTTCGGCCTGCTGTGGCCGCTGGGCGAGTCCGTGAAACTGGATTCGACCATCGACCGCCGCACCCTGCGCGCGCAGATCGCCCGCCTGGGCGAGCTGGGCTACGCGCTGGACTTCAAGACGCAGGAGTGGAGCCGCCAGGCCGAACCAAAACCTGCGTGATCGCAGACGCCGCATGCGCGGTGTTCTTCATCCACCCGCCGGGGTTCCTTTCCCATGCGGGGGAGGCCCTGGCCATTTTCTGGAGGTCTCCATCATGTCCACCATCGCTTGCGATACCCCGCGTTCAACGCTGGATGAACCCGCGTGGCGGGACCTTTGCAAAGCGGCCGCCGCACACGCCCAGCGCGGTTGCGGCTTGTCCTACGACCACTACGTGACGCTCTTCAGTTCGGCGATCGACGCACAGGCCAATCGTTTGCCGGATGAGCAACGTGCTCAGGCTCTCGAAATCGCGGCCCAGGAATGGGACTACGCAACACCTGCCGAACGGCAGGAAACCCAGGACTGGAATGCGGAGCATGGCTATTGCTCGCACGGGATCGAGTTCGGCTACTGCCCGGCCGGTTGTGATCGAGACGATGACGACTGGGATTGAGGGCGACGCATAGGTTCCTTCGCCGCAGATGCGGCATTCCATCACCCGCTGGGGGTTCTTCCCCACGGGGAGGCCTTCAGCTCAACTTTTCGAGGAGGCCTCTCATGGGCTGGTATTTCTCAAACCAATCGCGGTCCGAACTGATCGCGGAACTGATCGCACCGCAAGAGACCGAGCGCGCCAGCGTCAAGGTCATCGCTCACACCCTGCGCGGCAACGTGCTGTGGTCCGTCGCCGAAGTGACCGCCAAGGTCGAAGGCGTGCATCGTGATCTCGCACCGGGCCAGTCCCTGCGCTACATCCGCTGCGATCTGCTTGAACGAAGCGGCGGCCAGTGGGGCTACAAGTCCTTGGACGAGTCCATGCACCCGTACTACTACACGTGCCCGCTGTCCTATCTGGACCTCGCACCGGAGCAGTCCGCCGACTGGCGTGCAGGCGTTCGCGCCTACCACGCCCGGCGGCGCACACCCACGGCATCCGCGGCATCCGCCGCGGCGTCGATGGCCTGAGCCAGGAGGAACCGACATGGACCCGATCCTGGCAACGCTTCCGCCCTCGTTGCTGGCACTCGTTGAAGGGAGTTTGTCCAACGACGAAGTGTCCTCCGACGAGGAAATGCTGGCGTACTTCATCGACAACGGCCTCACCGAGGACCAGGCACGGCAGGCACTGACCTACCGCGACCAGTACCTCAACAACATCTACCTGGAAGGCTTCACGCCGATCACTTCGGCGGACGAGCCGCTTCACTTCAACCCGCACACCCGGCAGTTCGAGCCGGACTGAGCGGTTTTCTTCCACCCCCTGGGGCAGTACTTGCCCCAGCGGGCGGTGCTGTTCCCGTTCATCCGAGGACACCACCATGCCCGCAAACACTTCTTCCACGCTGTACCGCATCGACGAATGCCCGGACGTGATGGCCGACGCCTGCGTCGGCGATGACCAGGGCAACCTGATCTTCCTGTCCATCTGGGCGCGGGACACCGCCGTCCAGCAGTTCCTCGCTCGCCTGACCCTCGGGCGCGACGAGCAGGGACTGGACCAGTTCCACGTCATCACCGACCAGGGCGGCAGCGTCCCGGTATTCATCGGCAACGTCGATCGCCTGGAAAAGCGCATCACGCGCGCGTACCGGCGGACGCTGTTCGGCTCGCTGTCCAACGTGTGGCTGTTCGACCGGCGCTGCGTCAAGCCCGACAAGGCCAACGCCAGCGCATTGGCACTGCTGCCACGCGACAGCGCCCACAGGCTTGACCGCCTGTGGATGCTGGTGCGGGACACCTGCCCGTTGCCGCTGCTCGATCACTGGCGCGAGACCGTGCTGGAACTGCTGCAAACCCGCGAGATGCTGGCCCGCCTTCCGTTCGCCCTCGGGCCGCTGGAAGGCCATCGGCTCGCCATCGACGTGCCGGCGCTGACCCTGGCGCTCGGCTCCCTGATCCGCAGCGACGCGCTCACCGCCTATCCGTATCCGGCCAAGATTTGGACGCCGGAAGCGGTAGCGGCTTGACCCACCCTCGGAGGCACGCCTTGGCGTACTTCCGTGTTTCATCCCCGCCAACCAGGAGACTTCCATGGCCCTCATGTTCCCGCGGCTCGCCCGCAATTTCGTCAAGAACGGAGTGTGACGTGAAGTCACGTGAGTAATTGTCTCAGCCCCTCGGGGTTAGCGAGACCTGATATTCCGCTATCAGTAGCCTACCGACACATGCGACTTCGGCAACGAGGTGGTGTGAAGCTGTCGGGACAATGTAGACCTCCCATGAGGGAAAGGTCCTTCCGCGAGGGAGGGCCAAATCTGCCAGCATCAAGGCGGATGGGTCGCTAGGCTGAGCGACATGGTTAACGCAAGTGAACTGCTGATAAACACTGTAATAGCGAACAAGCCAAAGATGCTGACAGGCTTGGGCCAAAAGGCAACGTAGTCGGTCAACCCTCGTCCGTTTGGGGTTGCGCGGACATCACGACTACCGGTGAAAAGGCAGAACCTAACTCGCTCTTGTTACTCACGTGGAACACGGTAAGCCCGTACCACCGCCCCTCGGGGCAGGCAGACCGTAAGGAATGCTGTTGGTGGTGCGGGTAGAGGAATGTGGAAAAGGCGAATGCCGTCCTGTAATGGGACGGATAGGGATTGAGCCGCAAGGCAACATCATCCTGCGCGAAAGCGAGCAGACTTCCACTTGGTCTTTCTCTACGAGAAAACTTGTCCAACCTTCTATAAGAGGGAATTGCAGATGACTACGCAAGAAATTGCTTGCGCGGGTGCGCCCTCACACGAATCGGTCACATGGCACAGCATCGACTGGGCCAAGTGTCACCGTGAAGTGCGAAGGCTCCAAGCGCGTATCGTAAAGGCGACTCGGGAAGGAAAATACGGCAAGGCGAAATCCTTGCAGTGGATTCTGACCCACTCGTTCAGCGGCAAAGCATTGGCCGTCAAACGAGTTACTGAAAACCAAGGAAAGAGGACTCCTGGTGTGGATCGCGTCACGTGGTCAACGCCGGAGACCAAATCCGAAGCAGTGTTGTCCCTTCGCCGTCATGGCTATCGACCCCGCCCGTTACGGCGGATCTATATTCCAAAAGCCAATGGCAAGAAGCGGCCTCTCGGTATTCCCACGATGAGGGATAGGGCTATGCAGGCACTATACCTGCTGGCTCTCGAACCCATCGCGGAGACGACCGGGGATAAGGACTCTTACGGGTTCCGCCCCGGCCGAAGTGTGGCAGACGCCATCAGGCAATGCCACACGGTGCTGGCTTGGAAACGCTCTGCGGAGTGGGTCCTTGAAGCCGATATCGAAGGGTGTTTCGACAACATCAGCCACGATTGGCTCGCCGAGAACATTCCGATGGACAAGGCGATCCTCAAAAGCTGGCTCAAGGCCGGATACGTCGAGAGCGGTAGTTTGTTCCCGACGGAGGCAGGTACTCCACAAGGGGGGATCATCTCCCCGGTGCTGGCGAACATGGCGCTGGATGGATTGCAAGAGGTTCTTGGCAAATCGTTCTTCAGGACGAGGCGCCAGAACAAGCACTACGATCCGAAGGTGAACTTCGTTCGTTACGCCGATGACTTCATCGTCACGGGGTACTCGCGTGAGCTACTCGAAATAGAGGTGCTGCCACTGGTGGAGAAGTTTCTTGCCGCCAGGGGCCTCAACATCTCGAAAGCGAAGACTCGCGTTACTCATATCTCGGAAGGGTTCGACTTCCTGGGCAAGAACATCCGCAAGTTCAACGGGGTGTGCCTGACCCAGCCATCGAAGAAGAACACGAAGGCTTTTCTAGATTCGATCCGAGGTTTGATCCGTGCCAACAAGGCAGTGAAACAAGACGACCTCATCGGCATGCTCAATCCACGCATCAAGGGTTGGGCGGAATTTCACAGTGCCGATGCTTCATCCCAGACGTTTACTCGCGTCGATGCAGTCATATGGCGCAGCCTATGGCGCTGGTGCAGGCGGCGGCATCCAAAGAAAGGGGCCTATTGGGTTAAGGAAAGGTACTTCCACCGGATAGGCAACAGGAATTGGGTGTTTGCTGCGGACGATGGTCAGAGGTTCCCTGACGGCAACGTGAAATGGAAGATGCTGCGCATAGCGGCGGATACCAAGATACGACGCCACGTCAAGGTCAATGGCCTAGCCAACCCGTTCGATCCCGAATGGGAAAGCTACTTTGAAGCTCGCTTGAGCCAGAAGATGGTCCAGTCCCTGCACGAGCGCAGGAAGCTCGTCAAACTATGGCTTGCGCAGGATGGAAAGTGCTTGATCTGCGAGCAGCCCATCACGAAGGAGACCGGTTGGCATGCCCACCATATCCAACGTCGGGTTGATGGCGGAAAGAACACTTTGGAAAACTTGGTTCTGCTTCATCCAAACTGCCATAACCAGCTACATGTCCAAGGTTTGAAGGTAGTGAAGCCGGTTCGCGAAAGCGAGCTTTGAAAGGCTTGAGCCGTATGAGGGGAAACTCTCACGTACGGTTCTTAGGGGGGGATGGGCCAGCAATGGCCTGTCCCTACCCGACTACTACCCGACCGACGAAGCCACACTCGAAAGAACCCTCAGCGCACTGGCGCCCAGCGATGGGCCGATGTGCATTCTCGATCCTTGCGCCGGCGAAGGCGTGGCCATCGCCGAAGCCGCCCATGCCCTAGGGCCTGAGCAGACCAGCGCCTATGCCGTCGAATTCGACCAAGAGCGGGCCAACCATGCCCGGCTGTTGGTCGACCACTGCATCCACGGTGACTTGATGGACACCATGATCACGCGGCAGGCCTTCGGCCTCTTGTGGCTCAACCCACCGTATGGTGATCTCGCAAGGGATGCCAACGGCAGCTTGGGCTACGAAGGCAAGGGCCGTGGGCGGCTGGAAAAGCTCTTCTACCAGCGCACGCTGCCTCTTTTGCAGTACGGCGGCATCCTGGTCTTCATCCTGCCAGCCTACGTGCTTGATCAGGAACTGGTCGGCTGGCTGACCCGCCACTTCGCGGATCTGTCGGTCTTCCAGGCTGTGGACAAGCAATTCAAGCAGGTCGTGATCTTCGGGCGTCGTGTCCGCCAGCGTGAGCAGGCAGGCGATGACGTGAAATCCTCCCGCGCCCGGCTGTTGCAAATCGGCCTGAGCGAATTGGAGGCGGGCGAGCTACCGCCCGAATGGACGCTGCTGCCGTATGTGGTCCCCACGTCCCAGGCCGAGCCGGAGCATTTCTACCGGATCAGCATGGAGCCCGAGCAGTTCGCCGACGAAGTGCGGCGTCTGAAGGGTTTGTGGCCCGCGTTCGAGACCCATCTGGGCGCGACGCAGCAGACCTTGCGTGCTCCGGCACGCGCCTTGTCCCAATGGCACCTGGCACTGGCCCTCGCGGCCGGCGCGATCTCCGGTGTCGTGCAGTCCCCCAGCGGCCGCACCCTGGCCGTCAAGGGCGACACCTTCAAGCAGAAGTCATCCGCCGTCGAATACCGCGAGCGCGATGACGGCTCCCTGGCCGAAACCCGCATCCTCACGGACAAGTTCGTTCCGGTGATTCGGGCCTGGGACCTCACACCTGACTCGGCCACGCTGGGCCAGGTTTTGACGATCCACTGATCTACAGGACGGAATGCTGTCCCCTCATGTTCCAAGGAGTATTTCAATGTTCAAGAAATTTCTATCCAGCAAGCCCATCCACAGTCCGAAGACAACCCGATTTTCCGTCGGCGCTATCAAGCTCAGCGAGAAGGTACGCTGGCTGGATGACCACGGGTTGCTCGATCCCATTGATCTGGTGCAACGGCATATCCGTGGCGACTGGGGCAGCATCGGAGAGTCCGAACGACGCTCGAATGAAGATGCGCTTTCCCAGGAAGGCATCCTCTTCTCGCGCTACATCATCACACCACGTTTGACGGTATCCGTTACGACTGATGAGCATCGCGACCTGACGCTGGTCAAGCTACTCGACGAGCAAATCAGCATCTGAAAAAGCTGTTTATCCACCCACCGGGGCACTTCGCCCCGATGGGGAGAAGTGCCCCTTTTTTTGAAGGAGCATTCTCCATGTCCACCTCTGCGCAACACGTTCTTCCCAGATTCAACCCCGGCCTGGTCGTCATGACCTCGGGGGTCGCCAGTCTCATCGAACAAGGCCAGTTCAATCCTCGCCCTTATCTACTGCGGCATTTTGCCGCCGACTGGGGCGACCTCAGCGACAACGACTGGCGCCAGAACGACGACGCGCTGAAGTCGGGCGAGGATCGCCTGTTCTCGGCCTACGAGGTCGGCCCGAATCTGAAGGTTTGGGTCATCACCGAATGGGATCGCAGCGTCACCACGGTGCTGTTGCCCAGCGAATACTGATCATCTTCCTCGCCGGCCAGAACCCGAATCCAGCCGGCTCTTCCTTCCCACCCTGGGGCATGTCACCGCCCCATGGGGAGTGATGCATGCCCCGTCTTTTTGGAGCATCACCATGAACGCACAAGTCATCGAAGCGGCCCCGACCGTAGATCCTTCGTCCCTGGACGACAACGTGCTCGAACAGGAATCGTCCGAGCTGTCCCTGAGCCTTCAGGACTTCGTTTCCGAGTTCGGCGACGAATTGCTGGACTCCCTCAATCGCGCCAACCCACCCGTCTATAGCGGTACGCCGCGTCCGCACCGCCAACTGGTTCTGGCAGGCCTGAAGCGCCAGTTGTTCCCTGCCCAGGCAGAGGTCGTACATGCGGCCTCGGAACTGCTCGTCAATCAGGGCGAGCGGGCTGTCTTCGTAAATGGCGAAATGGGCACCGGAAAAACCACGATCGGCATTGCGCTGGCCGCGGTCCTGCATGCCGAAGGCTATCGCCGTACGCTCGTCCTGAGCCCGCCGCATCTGGTCTACAAGTGGCGCCGAGAAATCCTCGAAACCGTCGCGGGTGCAAAGGTTTGGGTGCTCAACGGCCCGGACACGCTGCTCAAGCTCATCAAGTTGCGCGAGCAGCTTGGCGTGCCTTCTGCGGCCCAAGAGTTCTTCATCCTCGGTCGCGTCCGCATGCGAATGGGCTTCCATTGGAAGCCTGCCTTCGCACGCAAGCGCACCCGTCACGGTGACGTGGGGGTCTGCCCGCACTGCGGGGAGGTCATCACCAATCTCGACGGCGAGCCGATCAGTGTTCAGGAGCTGGAGGCGGAGGAATTCCGCCGCAAGTGCAATGGCTGCGGCGGCGCACTGTGGACGCTGATGCGTCCGCGGTCACTGTCCGGCAGCGATCAGTCCTCGGCCGTGTTGCGTGCCTTGAAGCGCATTCCGACGATCGGCGAAGCCACCGCGCAACGCCTGATGAAAACCTTCGGGGACAGCTTCCTGGCCTCGATGCTCGGCGACAACCTGCACAACTTCATTAACCTGATGGACGCGAGCGGGAAGTTGGTGTTTTCGGATCGGCAGGCGCACCGCATGGAGCGGGCCATGGCGTCGATGGAGTTCGGCTTCGGTGAAGGTGGCTACCAACCCAGCGAGTATGTGAAGCGGGTGCGACGTGAAGTCGCCTGAGTAATTGTTCAAACGGGGGCAACCCCGACGAGGAACCTGATGTTCCGTCATCAGTAGCCTACCGGCACATGCAGGACTGGTAACAGACCTGTGTGAAGCTGCCGGGACAATGTAGCTGGGCCTTCGGGCCGCGCCAATGTCGTGAGGCAAAGGCGTTACCTGCGAGCATCACTGCGGGTACGGCGCTAGGCTGGGTGGTATGACCAACGCAAGTGAACTGCTGTTAAACACCGTTATGTACAACAAGCCAAAGATGCTGACAGGCTTGAACCAAAAGGTATGCGGTCGGTTGCCCTTTATTCGCTTTGGGGGCACACGGACATCATGACCGCCGGTGGAAAGGCAGGGTCTAACCCATCTCGTTACTCAGGTGAAACACGGTAAGCCCGTATCGCTGCCCCTTTGGGGCAGGCAGACCGTAAGGAATGCTGTTGGCGGTGCGGGTAAAGGAATGTGGAGAAAGCGAATGCCGTCCTGTAATGGGGCGGATAGGGGTTGAGCCACAAGGCAACATCACCTCACGCGAAAGCGGGCAGACTTCCACTTGGTCTTTCTCTACGAGAGAGTTTGTCTAACCTTCTTCAAGAGGGAATTGCAGATGACTACGCAAGAAATTGATTGCGCGGGTGCGCCCTCACACGAATCGGTCAACTGGCACAGCATCGACTGGGCCAGGTGTCACCGTGAAGTGCGAAGGCTCCAAGCGCGTATCGTAAAGGCGACTCGGGAAGGGAAACACGGCAAGGTGAAAGCCTTGCAGTGGATTCTGACCCACTCGTTCAGCGGCAAAGCATTGGCCGTCAGACGAGTCACCGAGAACCAAGGCAAGAAGACGCCGGGTGTGGATGGCATCACATGGTCCACCCCGGAAGCCAAGTCTCAAGCCATGTTGTCAATCAAGCGGCGCGGGTATCGTCCCAGACCGCTGAAGCGTGTCTATATTCCCAAATCCAATGGGAAGATGCGGCCGCTGGGTATCCCGACCATGAAAGACAGGGCGATGCAGGCGCTTTACCTGCTGGCTCTCGAACCCGTGGCCGAGACCACAGCGGACGGACGCTCGTTTGGGTTCCGACCGGAAAGGTCCACGGCGGACGCCATCGAACAGTGCTTCACGGCGCTGTCCAAGAAGGTGGCCCCGCAATGGATTCTCGAAGGCGACATCAAGGGCTGCTTCGACAACATCAGCCATGACTGGCTCATGGGCCATGTACCGACGGATCGCGAGATCCTGAAGAAGTGGCTCAAGGCCGGATACATGGAAGATCGGCAACTT from Achromobacter xylosoxidans includes the following:
- a CDS encoding DUF932 domain-containing protein, with translation MSLVSRFAPQSPILRSDRPLSDDRIRAVVPSIFADAPHGSRSDRYAYIPTSTVLTKLRQEGFEPFMVCQTRVRNEDRREYTKHLIRLRHASQINGDEANEIILLNSHDGTSSYQMLAGMFRFVCHNGLVCGDTTADIRVPHKGDVASQVIEGAYGVLEGFERVHNARDAMRTITLDEGEAEVFANSALALKYDDPAKSTPVTESQLLAPRRWDDRKNDLWAVFNRVQENLVKGGLNGRTANGRNQRTRPVQGIDQNLRLNRALWLLAEGMRQLKA
- a CDS encoding DUF3275 family protein — translated: MATPSASEKSVAPIVVPGQLTLRTIRGKNGPFTVGRLATHLGTFEVKDPELEQYPEGKYDGEFIIRYIFPKSYPVGGGMRFEIRASLDGMTLNGIDKLSRDEARSFATQDVDPLDEEQGAQPAATPAKPTKASRPAKPAPVQASADPLVDTTPFGVDAPPPATAAAPGSTEDGDAALFGLLWPLGESVKLDSTIDRRTLRAQIARLGELGYALDFKTQEWSRQAEPKPA
- the ltrA gene encoding group II intron reverse transcriptase/maturase, whose translation is MTTQEIACAGAPSHESVTWHSIDWAKCHREVRRLQARIVKATREGKYGKAKSLQWILTHSFSGKALAVKRVTENQGKRTPGVDRVTWSTPETKSEAVLSLRRHGYRPRPLRRIYIPKANGKKRPLGIPTMRDRAMQALYLLALEPIAETTGDKDSYGFRPGRSVADAIRQCHTVLAWKRSAEWVLEADIEGCFDNISHDWLAENIPMDKAILKSWLKAGYVESGSLFPTEAGTPQGGIISPVLANMALDGLQEVLGKSFFRTRRQNKHYDPKVNFVRYADDFIVTGYSRELLEIEVLPLVEKFLAARGLNISKAKTRVTHISEGFDFLGKNIRKFNGVCLTQPSKKNTKAFLDSIRGLIRANKAVKQDDLIGMLNPRIKGWAEFHSADASSQTFTRVDAVIWRSLWRWCRRRHPKKGAYWVKERYFHRIGNRNWVFAADDGQRFPDGNVKWKMLRIAADTKIRRHVKVNGLANPFDPEWESYFEARLSQKMVQSLHERRKLVKLWLAQDGKCLICEQPITKETGWHAHHIQRRVDGGKNTLENLVLLHPNCHNQLHVQGLKVVKPVRESEL
- a CDS encoding DUF6094 domain-containing protein, with amino-acid sequence MSLPDYYPTDEATLERTLSALAPSDGPMCILDPCAGEGVAIAEAAHALGPEQTSAYAVEFDQERANHARLLVDHCIHGDLMDTMITRQAFGLLWLNPPYGDLARDANGSLGYEGKGRGRLEKLFYQRTLPLLQYGGILVFILPAYVLDQELVGWLTRHFADLSVFQAVDKQFKQVVIFGRRVRQREQAGDDVKSSRARLLQIGLSELEAGELPPEWTLLPYVVPTSQAEPEHFYRISMEPEQFADEVRRLKGLWPAFETHLGATQQTLRAPARALSQWHLALALAAGAISGVVQSPSGRTLAVKGDTFKQKSSAVEYRERDDGSLAETRILTDKFVPVIRAWDLTPDSATLGQVLTIH